In a genomic window of Punica granatum isolate Tunisia-2019 chromosome 6, ASM765513v2, whole genome shotgun sequence:
- the LOC116211136 gene encoding uncharacterized protein LOC116211136 codes for MAAAALSNRAGSALSALRQSLNFLRSLSTAAASPASGGAASKKPKRKKKKNLFEVAQFLPNWGIGYHMAKTHWTGVSYQITKINLYKDGRHGKAWGIVHKDGLPAAEAHKKISGVHKRCWRYIPNLASTGSSPSIKSATEDSTSKSEAQAA; via the exons ATGGCGGCGGCCGCTCTATCAAACAGAGCCGGTTCAGCATTGAGCGCGCTCCGGCAGTCTCTTAACTTCCTCAGGAGCCTCAGTACCGCCGCGGCGTCACCGGCGAGCGGCGGCGCTGCTTCGAAGAAGCCGAagcggaagaagaagaagaatttatTCGAGGTGGCTCAGTTCTTGCCCAACTGGGGGATCGGGTACCACATGGCCAAGACCCACTGGACCGGTGTCTCCTATCAAATCACCAAAATCAATCTCTACAAG GATGGCAGGCACGGCAAGGCATGGGGAATTGTTCACAAAGACG GCTTGCCAGCTGCAGAAGCTCACAAGAAGATAAGCGGTGTTCACAAGCGCTGCTGGAGGTACATCCCTAATTTAGCAAGCACCGGGAGCTCACCCAGCATCAAAAGTGCAACTGAAGACAGTACTTCCAAAAGTGAAGCTCAAGCGGCATGA